Proteins from a genomic interval of Physeter macrocephalus isolate SW-GA chromosome 21, ASM283717v5, whole genome shotgun sequence:
- the MID1IP1 gene encoding mid1-interacting protein 1: protein MMQICDTYNQKHSLFNAMNRFIGAVNNMDQTVMVPSLLRDVPLAEPGLDNGVGVEVGGSGGCLEERTPPAPGAGSGNGSFFAPSRDMYSHYVLLKSIRNDIEWGVLQQPPPAAGSEEGSAWKSKDILVDLSHLEGADAGEEDLEQQFHYHLRGLHTVLSKLTRKANILTNRYKQEIGFSNWGH, encoded by the coding sequence ATGATGCAGATTTGCGACACCTACAACCAGAAGCACTCGCTCTTTAACGCCATGAATCGCTTCATCGGCGCCGTGAACAACATGGACCAGACGGTGATGGTGCCCAGCCTGCTGCGCGACGTGCCACTGGCTGAGCCCGGGCTGGACAACGGCGTCGGCGTGGAGGTAGGCGGCAGTGGCGGCTGCCTGGAGGAGCGCACGCCCCCGGCCCCCGGCGCGGGCAGCGGCAACGGCAGCTTTTTCGCGCCCTCTCGGGACATGTACAGCCACTATGTGCTGCTGAAGTCCATCCGCAACGACATCGAGTGGGGGGTCCTGCAGCAGCCGCCGCCGGCGGCGGGGAGCGAGGAGGGGAGCGCCTGGAAGTCCAAGGACATCCTGGTGGACCTGAGCCACCTGGAGGGCGCCGACGCCGGCGAGGAGGACCTGGAACAGCAGTTCCACTACCACCTGCGCGGGCTGCACACTGTGCTCTCCAAACTCACGCGCAAAGCCAACATCCTCACTAATAGATACAAGCAGGAGATCGGCTTCAGCAATTGGGGGCACTGA